The nucleotide sequence GTAATATTTCTAATTTTTTTGCACCTCAATAATAAATCTTTAGTTGTCCATATTGAATCCAATCTACTTTCCGAATCATTTGCATGGGAATAAAATGTAAATTGCTTTTGGGAGGGATGTCTACATCTCCAGACATCATGTAAGTCTCATTTATCTGCCAATTGAAAAAAAGACTTTGGGAGTCTTCCATCATTATTTCCATTAATCTTACTCATTTTATCCATTTCTATTCATACAACTCCATTTAGGTCCCCCATTAAGATGATTTTTTGATCATAAAAACCCAATAAGATATTTTCTAATTTTTGGTAGAATTCTGCCTTTTTTCATTAGGAGCATATATTCCTACTATTATGATTTTCTCCAATTTCTCTTGAATTTTAACAATTATAATTCTACCTTCTTTATCTTTGAAGATTTGCTCCAGCTTTAATTTAGGGTTGACATACATCACCACCCCTCTTTTTTAATGacatctgaggaaataaattattTCCCTAGTTTTTTATTCACCAGTAATCTACAATGGTTTCTTGTAATGGGAGTCTCTTGAAGACATATTATATCTAATTATTTCTTACATAATAAATGTTCTACTTTATTTCTCTTAGCCTTATTATTTAACCCATTAACGTTCCAAGTGGTAATTCTTAATTCCATTTAGATTcaatcttgtttattttatttctccttgTTTATCGATAAGTAAGAAattcacaaaaaagcaaaaagaaaaagaccaaaTAGGTAATACAAAAGAGAAAATCAAATTTCAGAATCAACAATAttacaaacaattaaaatcacTTAATTCATATTTCAAGTAGTAGAGAGTAAATAAAATTCACAGGCTATCTTTCTGTTATATCCTTTTCTAATCGTTGTCACTATTTGATTCTTCTTTATCCCCTTTCTTTCCCAGaacatcccctcccccaaaaggctTTTCATATTTCCTCCAAAATTTCTTTATCTCAAATTCTGAGGTTAATTTCTTCCTACTCTGTTTGTAGGTGAAAGAGATCCCTTCTGGGAACTCCCACTTGTAGTAGATGTTGTTTCTCCCAAGAGCATCTGCTAGGAGCTTATATTTGGACCTTTTCCTCAGGAGTCATGGAAGGACTTCTTTCATAATTATGATTTCTCTGTCCTCAATTCtcaacttttgtttctttttgtgttgCATAATTTTATCTCAAAattctttaatttaaaaacaccagacagtctCCAGGCCAGCTGCTTGCATGTGCTTGTCTGGATTACAGTTTAAATAGGAAGaggaataagaataatttattattgaccaagtacattttccaacatacttggaatttgtttcggctacattgcaatgtaaacatacagacactgttcctctcacaatacaaagaagcaaagaaaccccacccataattacctccccttcagctatacaactatgaatttaacaatgtAATGGCTCaaaggaaaaaactattcttgtgcctggccgatttctTGTGCCTGGCCTCTAAATCTCAGACTCAAGTAATTTTGTCTTAGTTCCTGCATCGCCAGGGCATCCTAAGTGGCTTCTTAGGTTTCCTTCAACTTCAAGATATCATCCTTCACattctcttgattttttttttatattcctTGCAGTCTTCCACATTTTTCTTTGTTACATCCTCTTGTTTAATTATTCTAGTTTTCAAGGTCTGAGATCCTTGCTCCATCTCCTTACTCTTTTCTGACAGTTCTGTAAATTGTTTATTCAGGTCTACTATTGCTTTAGAATTTTGTTCAATCATTTTCAAATTTTGTTCAATCTTATTCCCCATTTTATCTAATTTTTCATTCAGAGTCCATTTTCTCTTTAATCTCTGCCTTCATCCcaagtatcttttttttttagaagaatttattggcattttcataacaaagcataaacccacacccacacctacatatataaaacaaatacaaacataaccacgattcttcttcttgtttacacgcATAAGAAAAAAagttctagttccgaatcttgacggttgacttcccctgccttctctccttcggttttaaatccatattctactttaataacatcatctctctaaaaattaaattcatttaaagaagattctaatctaaacaatcatcttaatccataatagttagtaacaaatctttaaatcttaacaaattattcttatatcaaatctatacaAAGTTCTTCTATCCcttaactgctgctaataacataagattcaaaatatcccttttcttattgaaaaataaaataaaacttaatgtcttaaccctccgatttcagattaccataaccaaccatttatattctgcacttaatacacttcaccctattccccctctgtccattgtccatttccatctttcaccggaaccactcctccaattgtcctcttttcttgtgcgtccacagatccagacacagtccccaacagtccttgcatcgagcatcagggtgcactgttcatcttctttcagcttctcccatTCACTGctacattcttcttctatttgtagatatcttaattctttgcccttcactcccgagctctcacctcgggggctggatataacattcttcaCCGTCCCAAGGCTGccgccgaaggacgtttctttttccgggagtcgccaagccacctctctccattcttcaatcatccccttcagctctttgccaaggctctcttccatggTATCGAAAActtgaaaggtctcctctgtgggaagtagatttttcttcatgtccccactcaaaaccttcaatttctgattaagcagttccagtttcaaaataataatcctttgttcatcagttagtccagagttcaaagcAAGCTCAAAAACAAAGTCCAACATGGTGAGAACGGGGATAGGTGTCAAAtatcagtttctatttcagtgttctCCATTTtatgccagtagttttccacttcagctcaaacttttcgcagccattttccctgaaatcagggcgcaaagaccaaaactttaaagagggatattttccatcctcttcctccccaaagggagatctgaatagtctcacttatgaaaaaatccaaacattttAACCATCttagtagcaacagtatcataaaccgttattttcttgccgccgaagggagggaggcagacttcctttccctaatacctcccggatcgttaaatcGTTAAGTCCACAAccttaatccaatcaagtactcacgaccaccgggcttcgTTTCCTTTCATCCTctacagggagaacgtcgtcgctcgtcacggccagtactcgccgcttttccgcccggttggggcatatccccaatggcccagctccgcgctcccttcacccccactccccctttacagggggaacaagggaagggtacggagcctagcgggcccgccggggagcccaaggcgcgggacgctcttcccgtgcctcaccggagccccgcttagcggtagcggggctccaacccccgggctggactgggtcgcctcgctgccgaggcaacccacgaccgcccgtgatggcgacctcgccggaagtccccatccCAAGTATCAACTCTTTATTATCACTTGCCTCTGCCTCCAGATTTGATGGGCGTCTCTGGGAACATGTTGGTGTAGAATTTGTTTGACCTTTAAACTTCTTGTTCCCCATTGCTGCCATTTGAGAATTAATTTTTAACAGTTTTATAAAGTCCTTTTGTCTCAAGCTCCTTATCCTTGAGATATAGCAGCTAGTTGAGATAAAGCagctaatgggggggggagtttgacaTCCCTTTAAAGAGGCATCATATGGCTTCTTACTACCTCCTCTGTTAATCTGTGATGGTTGCTTAAAGGGCCCTGTGATTTCTATGTCGCAGTTCTCAATTCCTTATTTCTTGTTACTCCACTAGGTGTCGCTGTGTCTCTTTACTCCTTCCCCGCTTAGTTCTTTCTTGTCCAATTTCCTTAgtctttccttcctgcttcttgtACCACAGCCTTTCCGGCATGCAGTGAGTCAGCAATCTCTCACTGCCATTTTCCGCTActaattaatatattttatttccttcttcCTTATCTAATTTTCCGTTACTTCTTGCCAATCGCTCTAATCTCTTTCGCTTCTGCCTTCCTTGTAACTTCCGTCAAACCTTCTCTCGCTTACATTAACCCTCCTTTCTTTGTCCTTCCACCGTCCTCTCTTTCAGCCCGCTTTCAGCCCGTCTTGTCTTCTCTCCGTTCCCAATTCACTCTCTGTTTCTCTActtctctgtttctcctttttatGCAACTCtcattaaaattttggtctttccCTTAAATTAATTCTGTTTCTTGTACGTCACAAGCTTCTGCCTTGTTGGTCTGGGgcacccccctttcccctttgtacTCATTCCGTCTCACAGCGTTTTGCCATCTGTTGCTCAGACGTTCTCCGCCTTGTCCTTTCCCCGCAAATGCAGGTACCTCCAGACGATGTGCTGTTGGGTGGGGGGCTCCGGTCCCTTGGATCCTTAGATCTTTGGATCCCTGTCTTCCACTTGCTTCCTGCACTACTTCTTTTAGCAGATGCTGCTCCTCCGAGATTACTGACAAGTTCCTTTCATGTTACAACTATTGCCGATATCTCTAAATTTTCCACGTAGAAAGCAGAAGCTCTGGTACATTAAAAGTTTAGAGTTCAAAGCTTAGCTTCGCTCCAGGTTTTCGTACTGTTTTTGAGTTATCAGCCGCTAAGCTGCGCCCCATCTTGAGGCATCTCATAGAGGGTGGATTTCAAAGCGCTTGggctcttttcttctctctttgatATTAAACCTTTTCGCTGTTCCTCAGCCCCTTCTTGCAGCACCGCTTTCTCCTTCGAACTCAGAAATTTCCCTTCTTGAGTCTGGGATACACGCTGCCTTCGGTACCCTCTTTTTTCCCTTCTATGATTGAACCAACCCGAGATCACCACTCTGTCGATTCACGACTCGGCTTCAGCAGCTGCTAACCCAAAAGTCCCTATCCCTTTTCCTGGCTCATCAAATGAACCATCCGATGACCAAGAAGAGGGCAATTTACATCCCCATCAGGCCACTGGGCTTGAAGGAGATGTTTAAATAACTTCATCCATCCTAGTACCATGGCAGATATttaactaaatacagtggtaccttgggttaagaacttaattcgttctggaggtccgttattgacctgaaactgttcttaacctgaagcaccactaatggggcctccctctgccgctagacgaaaaagtctatggggctgcctcggaAGACgatttttttctgtcttttttttttgtctagcgaaagcgcggctctcattgccgcttcgctagacaaaaaatgcgctagacgaaaaaattcgtagaacgaattattttcgtctagcggggcaccactgtataaaaaacacgataaaagatcaaacattaaaagcttccctaaacagggctgccttcagatgtcttctaaaagtttatttccttgacatctgatggcagggtgttccacagggcggacaccactactgagaaggccctctgcctggttccctgtaatctcacttctcacagtgagggagccgccagaaggccctcagagctggatctcagtgtgtgggctgaacgatgggagtggagaggctgcttcaggtatagtgggcctTCCTGCCCAACTATCTTATCAGTTTCAACATCAGAAACAAGCACGTTAAAAAATTCACTTTGGTCTTTCACAAGTGCAGAACAACACCAGAAAATAATAAGAGGCATGTCTAGATATGTCAAAGGTTCCCTCAATAACACAGTGTGTGGGATTGTTTCTTCCTAACTGTAGTTAGGGAGAAAAGCAAGGGAGTGATCCCAACATTTGCAACTTATGAGAATGTAAATAGCTCAGATGAAGAATTGACTAACACCTGAGAATACAGTGTGCCACTGCAGTTACTGCATTGTCCTTGTTCTTCCCATGGTGAGCTACTTACCGGTCTCAGCACCCGTAGAACTTCTTTCATAACTTGCTCCGGGTTCTTCACAGAGCATAGCACCAGCGTTGAAACCACCACATCCACTGATGCAGCTGGTACCTGGTGCAGGTCCTCAGCTGGAGCCACCAAACAGCGTTCCACCTGCACATGTGGATTTTCAGCCAGGCTCTTGTCAAGAAACTTCTGGAAGTTGGGGTTCACATCAGTGCATATGATTTTGCATCCTGTGGGGTAGAACTGAAAGTTGGTGCCGGGTCCTGTGCCAATCTCTAAAAGTGTGAGGGCCCCCGTGGGACTGGCAAAGTCCTTCAGGTTGCTGaacatttcctttttcttgccAGACATCTGCTTATTATAAATTAAGCTCCCCCCAAACATGATGTAGGGGAATAACGTCTTGCAAAGGGGTTCCCAGATACCCAGGTACCACAGCAAGTAAGCAGGGAGGCATAACATCTGGACACCTAACCTGAGCACGACAACTAGGCATGTTACTTCCATGTTAGCAAGAGGGcagaaaacaacaaagccagaggAGAAGATAAAGTTGCAGAGTCTCGAGAGTGAGACTTGTTTTTATCTGCAGCTTCCAGTCCTAAATAACCAGCCAGTTAAAATGAAGCTACCAAGTTCCAGGAATAGCTTGATATATGCTAAAGGTACGGCTGCCAGAGCCCTTTGCAGTGATTACACTGGCAGAGAGATCTCAAAGGGTGGAGAGGAATATTGTTCATACACTaaactcactcacacacactcaccaATAACCTTGTGTGTGCACGCACTTGTAATCTTGCCCCTGTTAGAGGGAACTTAAAAACTGTATTTGCTGTCTTTAAGAGGGAAATGATCTCATTTTGAGGGTATTCTAACACTTTATTGCAGCAGTGTACACCATGGTCCtaagtgccggatttacgtataagctaaacaagatatagcttagggacccactctcttgggggccccaaaatttttggaaggaaaaaaaaactggatgtacatttccaaaataaaagataaaaaacaaataaaataaaacataccggtacatacatacagcaacagtgttttgtgttgtataggctcctattttgttatgtgtaaatggctttagatacctttcggtccataaattatcatatggcatatattcaacacaaaaagcaaacCTAAATCTAAACCAATGCGAATgttggtttaatttttttacaaatttTCCTAAATGTAAGGGGAAACCTTTTTTACATGGCAAAACTCTTTCACACCAAAACTGTTAGCACGCCTGTGCCTGTGAGCACCACTCTGTCAATACCTGCGATCCAAAACCTCTCAATCATCTTCCAAATTCTGTTTAAGGTAATCGACAatggtgtggtgtagtagttaagagcggtggatttgtaatctggtgaaccggattctcttccccgctcttccacatgcagctgctgggtgaccttgggttactcacactcctctgaagtctctcagcctcactcacctcacagagtgtttgttgtggaggaggaagggaaaggagacagttagccgcttggagactccttaaggggagtgaaaggcggcatatcaagtccaaactcttcttcttctgatatcCCAGCCTCTATGGGGATCAGATGCTTCCAGGGAAAATAGACATGGTAGTTCATGCATCCTCACATGGAAGTGAATGAGGCAAGACCAAGCTCTGTGTTATCACAACATTCACATTTGCATGGGAGCAGCTGGATTGTGGAAAGTAAAGGTAGCTGGACAGTCTGTCACGtggaaataaaaaatggattgaCAATAACATACATGTGTGTGCGTCCGATTACAGATAGCACAAGAGGTTCACAGGCCATAGGTGACATAGTGATGGGCTGGCCTATAATTCTCACGATTAGGTTCTACAACCCAACCCAGAGACACCTGCATCGAGATCTTGTTCAGTAATTTATTTCCAAGTTACTTTACAGCATAACCTATGATATGCGGCTTAGTAGGGTGCCATTTTAAAGGGGCATGTATGTGCCGTAGCTTCAGCTCTGAGAATCCAGCTTTTTCCAGGTCGTTCCAGGTTTCTCTGGCCAAGTGGCACCCGTCAAACAGACATCTCCAAGTTGGATCATAGATCTGCTGCCAGAAGAGACTCCAGCTGGAAGGAGGACCTGCAACGTGTTCTAGGAAGTAGAAAGCACCACCCTGGAGAAACATAAATGGATGCATATAAGTTACTTTCTATTCTCCTTTGGATTTCCTCAGATATTTCTTTGCACAATCAGCACTAATGGTATCAGAGTGCTGTTAACTTTTCATGGCAACAGCCACTGTCCCACTGAATTCTGTCATGGATTCAGATGATGATATGGGCGAAGCTACATTACAAACACACATGGTTCTACAGCAGCTTTAAACTGTATCACAGTCCTCCAGAAAAATCAGAGGAAAATGTTACTCTAGATGTTGACTCTTTCCGCTTGCTTTACAGTTCAAGCAAACcaaggaagaaacaccacagacagaataattgccacacaccggaagaacaaggatatagtttgagtgcctcacttgtagtttgataaatcatttaatgtgtcaacacaaatGGAAGTTATtcatatttgaaattgaaattaataagattttagaacgcagaaataaaatcatcaaaccatcaaatctagcatgcGGAGGGCCACTTTATCTAAATTTTATACTGTCATTCggtatttgaacgattggtattaGCAATTGTATTATAAATTTTTATTGTAATAACGAGGCTATAATTGGATTGTAatagaaaactaataaaaattattatatgtaAAAAAAAGTTCCACCAAACCAGATGTGACAGGCCAGCCCTGTATTTACTTTCTGCACAATTCACatataaattctctctctctgtgtgtgccttttTTCATATGAAATGGAGTGTAAGGGTGAGAAGAGTAAAATCCTGCCCCTTTCCTACCTCatctgcaggtttgatccctgtatgggatagctgcatattcctgccttgtaggGAGTTCAACTAGATGATTGTCAGGCTCCCTTctagttctacaattctatgacttctCTGTCCATTTTCTCCATTCTGTGCACAATATTACACATCTCCATCATTTGTGTTTTCTCACAGCTGCTACAAGCTGGGTCAACATTTTCATCAAGCTATCTGCTATGGCTGCAAAGTCTCATCCCTGGTCACTTCCTGGTACCACCAATTCAGACTTCTTGACGTTatatgagatttttttaaatttttttatcaCCCCCAAATCACTTTACACTTGATTACTTTGAACTTCATTGGCCATTTTAATGCCCTTTCGCTGAGTTTGGAGCGgaagtgccaacttgaataaagtattggGGGAGCCAGGTATGCCCCTCCCCatataatcgatcacaagatgtggcacacagacacactccattttaatggcaatgccTGTCCCCTTTGGGGgttcccggccccctcaaatatttcattagtGGAGTCAATGGGAGCTCGCTTCCTAGGAGTTGCCCCCTATGGTTTGGAGAAATCCTTTTGGAGCTTTTCACAACGCTTTTTGCTTTAACAAACATGAAAAACTGGGTATCAATGTCAAACTTGACCCCAGTTCAGTCCTTGGACATGTTAATGAATAACAGGTTGAGTTTAAGGGCTTATTTCTCAAATAACTGATTGTGCAAAATGTAAATTCAAGTATACTGCGAAGTGTTATGTAAACTGCTCAAAATTCCAAAGTTTATTTATGTTGGGTGCTTTTAGGATTATGAACTGGGGTAACTAACTAACCATTTTGGCCCAAGGTTGCAGTCACGCTTAGCAAACACTTTGAGAGCTGCATGCCAATGCTGAGAAGGACCAAAACTTAGTATGGATCCATACAGGTCAGCTGAAAAGGGAGCTATCCCTTTTCCAGGCTCATCAAATGAATTATTTGATGACTGAGGAGAGGGCAATTTACATCCCCATCAGGCCACTGGGCTTGAAGGAGAGGTTTAAATAACTTCATCCACCCTAGCACCTACCATGGTAGATATTTAACTAAGCAGACCGATTGAAATTAATCACTGTGACTAAGAGAAGTTCATTgattttaataggtctactctgcaCTGAATGctactttattttatcttttgtgtCACCTGTTCAAATTGGTGGTGTTGCGGGGAGAAAGATAATAACTGTTTGGGCTGGATCATGTCCCTAGGCTAAGAGTTTACCACTGCTGGTTTAAAATATATTGCTCTTGAGGAATTAGAATGACTCATAGTGGAATATATACCTATACAGTGGTggctcgggttacaaacacctcaggttacaaacactttaggttacagactccgctaacccagaagtagtacctcgggttaagaactatgccccaggatgagaacagaaatcgcgcgccggcggcgcagcagcagcaggaggacccattagctaaagtggtacctcagcataagaactgtttcaggttatgaacggaccactggaacgaattaagttcgtaaccagaggtaccactgtacagtatatggaaatgatatatatatatactgaaagCACTTTCATTCTTTCTTAAAAATCAGTTTTCCACAAATATATCATTTCCATCACTTGATAAAACTCTTCTTTGCAATCTAGAACATTTTGAAAACCAAAATTTACATTTTTTCAGCAACAGAAACTATAGCACtcatacacacaaaaaaacaaacctaaaaggggtggggaaacaaaaAGATTTTGAAATGTTTGGAGGAAACGATTGGGGTTTGTTGAAATGCTGTTTCTCGCCGAACCAATTGACAGTTATCATCATATATGCTCAGAATTCAAATTCCTTTCCTTTCAGATCAGTTATGGTTTGCTGACTGAAAGTGAAAATCCTAATACCTGCCCCAATGAACTCTTACATCATCATCAGACCTTGCATCCCAGAGTGAATCAGAATATTCCATGAAGGATTTGTCCAGAGTTTGTTGTAAAGGAAAAAAGGGATGTAGCAATTTCAACACTCACAACTTTCTGTGTAACCCTAATCTGTGCTGCTGCGGGAGGTTTAGGATAAGGCAGTAATGACCCTAAGCCGGTAGATGaagcattaaaaaacttccctgtacagggctgccttcagatgtcttccaaaactTGTATACTTACTTATCCCTTTGATTCAGGGATTgcagaactccataccctccaacatttctccagtgaaaatgggacatactaaggaaaagcgggatattccagGATGGGGAAAAAAACCAGGACAACTTCTGTAAATAAGGGACTTTCCATGGAAAATAGGAGTGTTTGGGGAGCACTGTACAATTCTCTGGGCTTCCACATATTTCACAATGTTTTACAATGAggtcagtttaaaaaaaagaagaagttcagCCTTGGCTTTCCTCTTTCCATATCTGAGAAATGATAAGAGAAGTCTTAAGGGTAACATCAAATACTAACAGAAAATTAATTGACTATTTATTTCTGCGTTGGAACAGTCTGCACAGTGAAACCTCTCCAACTTCTTTTAAAACAACCTTGGTCGCAGATGCCCTTCTGTAGCTTGAATCCAGGCTGTTGCGAAAGGGGACCTGAAGTTAAGAATGTTCTCATGCACATTCTTGCACAATCCAATTGCTCTTTAGATCACCTCGTTTAAAAGTAGTTAAAATGTTACAGCTTTGTTCTGCTCATAGCATTCTTCTTTAAAACTATGGCTATCTGCTGCTGTCAAAAGCATTcaggagaattattattattattattattattattattattattattattattattattattattttatttgttccccagccattatgggcagctcccaacagaatattaaaaacatgataatacatcaaacattaaaaacttccctatacagggctgccttcagatgacttctaaatgtcagaaagttgtttgtttccttggcatctgatgggaggacattccacagggaggccgccactaccgagaaggtcctctgcctggatcccttctcttttcacagtgagggaactgccagaaggccctcagagctggacctcagtgtgtgggctgaaagatgggggatggagatgctgcttcaggtatactgggccttccTGCCCAATCATCTACCAGTTTCAACGTCAGAGACACAGTGTGGGATTGTTTCTTCCTAACTGTAGTTAGGAAGAAAAGCAAGGGAGTGATCCCAACATTTGTAACTTGTGAGAATGTAAATAGCTCAGATGTAGAATTGACTAACACATGAGAACACAGTGTGCCCCTGCAGTTACTGAATTGTCCTTGTTCTTCCCATGGcgtcagtggcataggaagccacttgggcaccCGGAGTGGAAAACCCGGGGGCAGCTGGAGGTGGGGTGTTGCTACATACCGCACATGCGCAGTATAGCTACGTACGGCACATTAGTCGCTACGTACGGCGCATTCATCGCTATGTAGTGATGCTGCGCATGCACGCTATGTAGCGGGTTGCCAGCGGTGCTGAAGCAGTGCCATCGGCAAACCATGAGCAAGCAAcccgctggcccgcccctcgcctccgcctgaGCCAGAAGAAGCAAAGTAcccgccaagcaggtttgcgagcaagccgTCGGCGTGCACTTTTTACCGGGCGccggggctcagcttgggcatcgtggggggtggggtggggtggcggcatGCCGAGTGTCACCTCCTCCAGGGTGGCACTTGGTGCAGCCTGCCCCCAacacacccccttgctccgcccctgcatggCGTGAGCTACTTACCGGTCTCAGCACCCATAGAACTTCTTTCATAACTTGCTCCGATCTCTTCACAGAGCATAGCACCAGCGTTGAAACCACCACATACACCGATGCAGCTGGTACCTGGTGCAGGTCCTCAGCTGGAGCCACCAAACAGCGTTCCACCTGCACGTGTGGATTTTCAGCCAGGCTCTTGTCAAGAAACTTTTGGAAGTTGGGGTTCAGATCAGTGCATATGATTTTGCATCCTGCAGGGTAGAACTGAAAGTTGGAGCCGGTTCCTGCACCAATCTCCAACAGTGTGAGGGCCCCCGTGGGACCGGCAAAGTCCTTCAGGTTGCcaaacatttcctttttcttgtcAGACATCTGCTTATTATAACTGATGGTCACCACAGCCATGACATAGGGGAA is from Lacerta agilis isolate rLacAgi1 chromosome 2, rLacAgi1.pri, whole genome shotgun sequence and encodes:
- the LOC117040741 gene encoding methyltransferase-like protein 7A isoform X1, yielding MEVTCLVVVLRLGVQMLCLPAYLLWYLGIWEPLCKTLFPYIMFGGSLIYNKQMSGKKKEMFSNLKDFASPTGALTLLEIGTGPGTNFQFYPTGCKIICTDVNPNFQKFLDKSLAENPHVQVERCLVAPAEDLHQVPAASVDVVVSTLVLCSVKNPEQVMKEVLRVLRPGGAFYFLEHVAGAPSSWNLFWQQIYNPTWKRLFDGCHLTRETWKDLEKAGFSELKLWHIHAPLKWQPNKPHIIGYAVK
- the LOC117040741 gene encoding methyltransferase-like protein 7A isoform X2; the encoded protein is MIERFWIAGCKIICTDVNPNFQKFLDKSLAENPHVQVERCLVAPAEDLHQVPAASVDVVVSTLVLCSVKNPEQVMKEVLRVLRPGGAFYFLEHVAGAPSSWNLFWQQIYNPTWKRLFDGCHLTRETWKDLEKAGFSELKLWHIHAPLKWQPNKPHIIGYAVK
- the LOC117040742 gene encoding methyltransferase-like protein 7A, encoding MEATCLVVLLRLCVQILALPAYLLWYLGIWEPLCKKLFPYVMAVVTISYNKQMSDKKKEMFGNLKDFAGPTGALTLLEIGAGTGSNFQFYPAGCKIICTDLNPNFQKFLDKSLAENPHVQVERCLVAPAEDLHQVPAASVYVVVSTLVLCSVKRSEQVMKEVLWVLRPGGAFYFLEHVAGPPSSWSLFWQQIYDPTWRCLFDGCHLARETWNDLEKAGFSELKLRHIHAPLKWHPTKPHIIGYAVK